A DNA window from Bombus vancouverensis nearcticus chromosome 6, iyBomVanc1_principal, whole genome shotgun sequence contains the following coding sequences:
- the Cadps gene encoding calcium-dependent secretion activator 1 isoform X4, with translation MIDPSSSESESEEDQSSQHVGSVSGGGGGGGSGGVRTGSGSSYGSRRQIGPGASLGGASGPVSGSVSSLASPGGSIHGPVGTPRAGTATSQDGTLDASSYTTARSSLSPSMSTAQDAASYAQRPTSPSPSVASEKTEADLQDKQEREEEERKTRIQLYVFVSRCISYPFNAKQPLDMTKRSLKVTKQQLETICSRFQSFLKGETQIMADEAFRNAIQNYYDVFLTSDRVLQMVQSGACSQLDFREVFKENIKIRVLRFPEIDGLSKETVLTSWLAKFDCIMKGSGDEETKRPSRMQQQSLISEMILPKEQLYDMFQQILGIKKFEHQLLFNALLLDSADEQAAAIRRELDGRLQRVNDMEKNRKLMPKFLLKEMESLYIEELKSSINLLMANLESLPVSKGSTDSKYGLQKLKRCNHRRERSRCRGQGSLVKLESDSADSEPQLTKMDVGLTFQLAVVVVEVRGLKSLPPNKIVYCTMEVDRSKKLQTDHAEASKPMWDTQGDFTTMQPLPLVKVRLYTENSAMLALEDKELGKVHLQPTPFSCKHPEWYRMSVPKNCPDQDLLIKVGCRMDKPFNMKHCGYLYAMGKSVWKKWKKRYHVLVQVSQYTFAMCSYKERRSEPSEMMQLDGYTVDYIEPASANLMVGMDLDDGRFYFNAVREGDSIVFATDDENECQTWVMVMYRATGQSHKPTPPVSADKNSTISKIQGDADRAKKHGMEDYISADPCKFDHHVLFKFLQNLILDYRLNDPYCSLGWFSPGQLFVLDEYCARYGVRGCFRHLCYLNDLLDRIDRGLMIDPTLIHFSFAFCASHVYGSRTDRVGSITHEEKEKFQEVKERLRQILEEQITNFRYSFPFGRPEGALKATLSLLERVMMKDGVSSVPPEEVKALIKSCLEKAALVNYTKLSAEAKIEDDFSGEVCASPSKKLEDLIHLAEMCVDLLQQNGEHYSKAFAWFSDLMVEHAEIFWSLFADDMDKVLAEQPRDTWDSFPLFKILNDYLREDDNLKNGRFHQHLRDTFSPMVVRYVDLMETSIAQSVLKGFEKERWEIKGNGCATSGELFWKLDALQSFIRDLHWPDQEFRQHLEQRLTLMACDMIETCMQRTDAAFQQWLKKGVTFISTDYIIPSEMCAMVNVILDAKNQSFELCTIDGVDVHQYHGNIDDLIEKMLASMTQGMINKLVTVLETTLSKLSRYDEGSFIGSILSLTVSGSGKEMGQAYVSFTRNCMDQIRGKVLDELWILTFFEQWYTAQIQMLCTWLSERLDHSLHLYQCTCLAHIVKKIYSDFELQGVIEEKLNSTTYQTIFKRMQTEEATCALTSVQNEEGLSENGNDDEVERPKPKVTVVETVNSEDANLISNVTSNVVEKVGSMFGKGIGGLSTKFGGPSWF, from the exons ATGATTGACCCGAGCTCGTCGGAGTCGGAAAGCGAGGAGGATCAAAGTTCGCAGCATGTCGGGAGTGTTAGCGGCGGCGGAGGTGGCGGAGGTAGTGGTGGAGTTCGCACAGGGAGCGGTAGCTCGTACGGATCCCGGCGACAGATCGGACCTGGGGCTAGCCTTGGTGGCGCGAGCGGTCCCGTATCGGGTAGCGTGAGCTCGTTGGCCTCACCAGGAGGATCGATCCACGGACCGGTCGGGACACCTCGTGCTGGCACGGCTACCAGCCAGGATGGCACATTGGATGCATCTAGTTACACCACAGCGAGAAGCTCGTTGTCGCCGTCGATGTCTACCGCCCAGGATGCGGCAAGTTACGCTCAGAGACCTACCAGCCCTTCGCCCTCCGTCGCCAGCGAGAAGACCGAAGCGGATCTCCAA GATAAACAAGAGCGGGAAGAAGAGGAAAGGAAGACTAGGATACAGTTGTACGTGTTCGTATCGAGATGCATTTCGTATCCGTTTAACGCCAAACAACCACTGGATATGACGAAACGTTCGCTAAAAGTGACCAAGCAGCAACTCGAAACGATATGTTCTCGTTTTCAG AGTTTTCTAAAAGGAGAAACGCAGATAATGGCGGATGAAGCGTTCCGCAATGCCATACAGAATTATTACGACGTATTTCTGACGTCGGATCGAGTGCTGCAAATGGTGCAAAGCGGTGCTTGCTCACAACTCGACTTCCGCGAGGTGTTCAAGGAGAACATAAAGATACGTGTTCTACGCTTCCCGGAAATCGACGGATTGAGCAAAGAGACTGTACTTACGTCCTGGTTGGCCAAATTCGATTGTATCATGAAAGGTTCGGGAGACGAGGAGACCAAGAGGCCCTCCAGGATGCAACAGCAGTCTTTGATCTCGGAGATGATTCTACCGAAGGAGCAGCTGTACGACATGTTTCAGCAAATTCTTGGCATCAAGAAGTTCGAACATCAGCTTCTGTTCAACGCCCTCCTGTTGGACTCAGCCGACGAACAGGCTGCCGCCATCAGGAGGGAGCTGGATGGTCGCCTCCAAAGGGTTAATGACATGGAAAAG AACCGCAAGCTTATGCCCAAGTTCCTTCTAAAAGAAATGGAGTCGCTCTACATCGAGGAACTCAAGTCGTCTATCAACCTGTTGATGGCTAATTTAGAGTCATTACCGGTCTCGAAAGGTTCGACAGACAGCAAATACGGCCTGCAGAAGCTGAAGCGCTGCAACCATCGACGTGAGCGCTCCCGCTGCCGCGGTCAGGGTTCTCTCGTTAAATTGGAGAGCGACTCCGCTGACTCGGAACCGCAGTTAACCAAAATGGACGTAGGCCTGACCTTCCAGCTGGCTGTGGTAGTTGTAGAGGTCAGGGGCTTGAAGAGTTTGCCGCCGAACAAGATAGTTTATTGCACGATGGAAGTCGATCGTAGCAAAAAGCTGCAAACCGATCACGCCGAGGCTTCGAAACCTAT GTGGGACACGCAGGGCGACTTTACCACCATGCAACCGCTGCCACTGGTCAAGGTTCGACTCTACACTGAAAATTCGGCGATGCTCGCGCTCGAGGATAAGGAGCTAGGCAAGGTACATCTGCAACCTACACCGTTCTCCTGCAAACATCCGGAATGGTATCGAATGTCCGTCCCGAAAAACTGTCCCGACCAGGATCTCCTCATCAAAGTTGGTTGCCGAATGGACAAACCCTTTAACATGAAACACTGCGGCTACCTTTACGCAATGGGCAAGTCTGTGTGGAAAAAGTGGAAGAAACGATACCACGTACTAGTTCAAGTTTCTCAGTACACGTTCGCGATGTGCTCGTACAAAGAGAGGAGAAGCGAACCCTCAGAGATGATGCAGCTAGATGGTTATACGGTTGACTATATCGAACCTGCCTCTGCTAATCTTATGGTTGGCATGGATCTAGATGACGGAAG attttattttaatgccGTTCGCGAAGGGGACAGCATAGTGTTCGCTACGGACGATGAGAACGAGTGCCAGACCTGGGTGATGGTCATGTACAGGGCGACTGGCCAGTCCCACAAACCCACTCCACCAGTTTCCGCGGACAAAAATTCCACCATCAGTAAGATACAGGGCGACGCCGATCGAGCGAAAAAGCACGGGATGGAAGATTACATTAGCGCGGATCCTTGCAAGTTCGATCACCACGTTCTCTTCAAGTTTTTACAAAACTTGATTCTGGATTATCGCTTGAATGATCCATACTGTTCCCTTGGCTGGTTTTCACCCGGTCAATTATTCGTTCTGGACGAATATTGCGCTAG ATACGGAGTACGAGGCTGTTTTCGACATTTGTGCTACTTGAACGATCTACTGGACAGAATCGATCGCGGACTCATGATCGATCCAACTCTGATTCACTTTAGTTTCGCCTTTTGCGCCAGCCACGTCTACGGCAGCCGCACGGACAGAGTCGGTTCTATCACTCACGAGGAGAAGGAGAAATTTCAAGAGGTGAAAGAAAGGCTCAGGCAAATCCTCGAAGAACAAATTACTAATTTTAG ATACAGTTTCCCTTTCGGTCGGCCGGAGGGTGCATTGAAAGCTACTCTGTCTCTTTTGGAACGAGTAATGATGAAGGATGGCGTCAGTTCCGTACCTCCCGAGGAAGTGAAGGCTCTGATCAAGAGTTGCCTCGAGAAAGCTGCTCTTGTTAATTATACGAAACTTTCTGCCGAAGCTAAGATCGAAGATGACTTCAGCGGTGAGGTTTGTGCCTCGCCTAGCAAGAAGCTCGAGGATCTCATTCATCTGGCCGAAATGTGCGTGGATCTGCTTCAACAAAACGGGGAGCACTATTCGAAG GCGTTCGCCTGGTTTAGCGATCTTATGGTGGAGCACGCCGAGATCTTCTGGTCCTTGTTCGCCGACGACATGGACAAGGTGCTTGCCGAACAACCGCGCGACACATGGGACAGCTTCCCGCTCTTCAAAATCTTGAACGACTACTTGAGGGAAGATG ATAATTTGAAGAATGGAAGGTTTCATCAGCATCTTCGCGATACTTTCTCTCCGATGGTGGTGCGTTACGTGGATTTGATGGAAACCTCAATTGCACAATCGGTTTTAAAAGGTTTCGAGAAGGAACGTTGGGAGATAAAAGGGAATGGATGCGCTACGTCCGGCGAATTGTTCTGGAAACTCGATGCGCTTCAATCTTTCATTCGTGACCTTCATTGGCCGGACCAAGAATTTCGCCAGCATCTAGAACAAAGATTAACGTTGATGGCATGCGACATGATCGAAACTTGCATGCAACGAACAGATGCCGCGTTTCAACAGTGGTTGAAGAAAGgtgtaacttttatttcgacTGATTACATCATACCATCGGAAATGTGCGCGATGGTGAACGTTATTCTCGATGCAAAAAACCAAAGCTTCGAATTGTGCACCATCGATGGTGTGGACGTG CACCAATATCATGGCAATATCGACGATTTGATAGAAAAAATGTTGGCCTCCATGACCCAAGGAATGATCAACAAGCTGGTCACGGTTCTAGAGACTACCTTATCCAAACTATCTCGTTACGACGAGGGATCTTTCATAGGTTCCATTCTCAGTTTAACG GTATCGGGAAGCGGAAAAGAAATGGGACAGGCCTATGTGAGTTTTACGAGAAACTGTATGGACCAAATTCGTGGAAAAGTCTTGGACGAATTATGGATTTTAACGTTCTTCGAG CAATGGTATACGGCGCAAATTCAAATGCTGTGCACATGGCTTTCGGAAAGACTCGATCACAGCCTACATCTCTATCAGTGTACCTGTTTGGCCCACATCGTAAAAAAGATTTACTCGGACTTCGAACTGCAAGGTGTTATAGAAGAGAAACTCAACTCGACAACATATCAGACTATATTTAAGAGGATGCAAACGGAAGAAGCGACTTGTGCCTTAACGAGCGTTCAGAACGAAGA AGGTCTTTCGGAGAACGGTAACGACGACGAGGTAGAACGACCAAAGCCAAAAGTAACGGTCGTCGAAACGGTCAACAGCGAAGACGCGAATCTAATCAGCAACGTTACTTCGAACGTTGTTGAAAAAGTTGGAAGCATGTTTGGCAAGGGCATTGGTGGACTTTCGACGAAGTTTGGCGGACCTAGCTGGTTTTGA
- the Cadps gene encoding calcium-dependent secretion activator 1 isoform X3, protein MIDPSSSESESEEDQSSQHVGSVSGGGGGGGSGGVRTGSGSSYGSRRQIGPGASLGGASGPVSGSVSSLASPGGSIHGPVGTPRAGTATSQDGTLDASSYTTARSSLSPSMSTAQDAASYAQRPTSPSPSVASEKTEADLQDKQEREEEERKTRIQLYVFVSRCISYPFNAKQPLDMTKRSLKVTKQQLETICSRFQSFLKGETQIMADEAFRNAIQNYYDVFLTSDRVLQMVQSGACSQLDFREVFKENIKIRVLRFPEIDGLSKETVLTSWLAKFDCIMKGSGDEETKRPSRMQQQSLISEMILPKEQLYDMFQQILGIKKFEHQLLFNALLLDSADEQAAAIRRELDGRLQRVNDMEKNRKLMPKFLLKEMESLYIEELKSSINLLMANLESLPVSKGSTDSKYGLQKLKRCNHRRERSRCRGQGSLVKLESDSADSEPQLTKMDVGLTFQLAVVVVEVRGLKSLPPNKIVYCTMEVDRSKKLQTDHAEASKPMWDTQGDFTTMQPLPLVKVRLYTENSAMLALEDKELGKVHLQPTPFSCKHPEWYRMSVPKNCPDQDLLIKVGCRMDKPFNMKHCGYLYAMGKSVWKKWKKRYHVLVQVSQYTFAMCSYKERRSEPSEMMQLDGYTVDYIEPASANLMVGMDLDDGRFYFNAVREGDSIVFATDDENECQTWVMVMYRATGQSHKPTPPVSADKNSTISKIQGDADRAKKHGMEDYISADPCKFDHHVLFKFLQNLILDYRLNDPYCSLGWFSPGQLFVLDEYCARYGVRGCFRHLCYLNDLLDRIDRGLMIDPTLIHFSFAFCASHVYGSRTDRVGSITHEEKEKFQEVKERLRQILEEQITNFRYSFPFGRPEGALKATLSLLERVMMKDGVSSVPPEEVKALIKSCLEKAALVNYTKLSAEAKIEDDFSGEVCASPSKKLEDLIHLAEMCVDLLQQNGEHYSKAFAWFSDLMVEHAEIFWSLFADDMDKVLAEQPRDTWDSFPLFKILNDYLREDDNLKNGRFHQHLRDTFSPMVVRYVDLMETSIAQSVLKGFEKERWEIKGNGCATSGELFWKLDALQSFIRDLHWPDQEFRQHLEQRLTLMACDMIETCMQRTDAAFQQWLKKGVTFISTDYIIPSEMCAMVNVILDAKNQSFELCTIDGVDVHQYHGNIDDLIEKMLASMTQGMINKLVTVLETTLSKLSRYDEGSFIGSILSLTKVSGSGKEMGQAYVSFTRNCMDQIRGKVLDELWILTFFEQWYTAQIQMLCTWLSERLDHSLHLYQCTCLAHIVKKIYSDFELQGVIEEKLNSTTYQTIFKRMQTEEATCALTSVQNEEGLSENGNDDEVERPKPKVTVVETVNSEDANLISNVTSNVVEKVGSMFGKGIGGLSTKFGGPSWF, encoded by the exons ATGATTGACCCGAGCTCGTCGGAGTCGGAAAGCGAGGAGGATCAAAGTTCGCAGCATGTCGGGAGTGTTAGCGGCGGCGGAGGTGGCGGAGGTAGTGGTGGAGTTCGCACAGGGAGCGGTAGCTCGTACGGATCCCGGCGACAGATCGGACCTGGGGCTAGCCTTGGTGGCGCGAGCGGTCCCGTATCGGGTAGCGTGAGCTCGTTGGCCTCACCAGGAGGATCGATCCACGGACCGGTCGGGACACCTCGTGCTGGCACGGCTACCAGCCAGGATGGCACATTGGATGCATCTAGTTACACCACAGCGAGAAGCTCGTTGTCGCCGTCGATGTCTACCGCCCAGGATGCGGCAAGTTACGCTCAGAGACCTACCAGCCCTTCGCCCTCCGTCGCCAGCGAGAAGACCGAAGCGGATCTCCAA GATAAACAAGAGCGGGAAGAAGAGGAAAGGAAGACTAGGATACAGTTGTACGTGTTCGTATCGAGATGCATTTCGTATCCGTTTAACGCCAAACAACCACTGGATATGACGAAACGTTCGCTAAAAGTGACCAAGCAGCAACTCGAAACGATATGTTCTCGTTTTCAG AGTTTTCTAAAAGGAGAAACGCAGATAATGGCGGATGAAGCGTTCCGCAATGCCATACAGAATTATTACGACGTATTTCTGACGTCGGATCGAGTGCTGCAAATGGTGCAAAGCGGTGCTTGCTCACAACTCGACTTCCGCGAGGTGTTCAAGGAGAACATAAAGATACGTGTTCTACGCTTCCCGGAAATCGACGGATTGAGCAAAGAGACTGTACTTACGTCCTGGTTGGCCAAATTCGATTGTATCATGAAAGGTTCGGGAGACGAGGAGACCAAGAGGCCCTCCAGGATGCAACAGCAGTCTTTGATCTCGGAGATGATTCTACCGAAGGAGCAGCTGTACGACATGTTTCAGCAAATTCTTGGCATCAAGAAGTTCGAACATCAGCTTCTGTTCAACGCCCTCCTGTTGGACTCAGCCGACGAACAGGCTGCCGCCATCAGGAGGGAGCTGGATGGTCGCCTCCAAAGGGTTAATGACATGGAAAAG AACCGCAAGCTTATGCCCAAGTTCCTTCTAAAAGAAATGGAGTCGCTCTACATCGAGGAACTCAAGTCGTCTATCAACCTGTTGATGGCTAATTTAGAGTCATTACCGGTCTCGAAAGGTTCGACAGACAGCAAATACGGCCTGCAGAAGCTGAAGCGCTGCAACCATCGACGTGAGCGCTCCCGCTGCCGCGGTCAGGGTTCTCTCGTTAAATTGGAGAGCGACTCCGCTGACTCGGAACCGCAGTTAACCAAAATGGACGTAGGCCTGACCTTCCAGCTGGCTGTGGTAGTTGTAGAGGTCAGGGGCTTGAAGAGTTTGCCGCCGAACAAGATAGTTTATTGCACGATGGAAGTCGATCGTAGCAAAAAGCTGCAAACCGATCACGCCGAGGCTTCGAAACCTAT GTGGGACACGCAGGGCGACTTTACCACCATGCAACCGCTGCCACTGGTCAAGGTTCGACTCTACACTGAAAATTCGGCGATGCTCGCGCTCGAGGATAAGGAGCTAGGCAAGGTACATCTGCAACCTACACCGTTCTCCTGCAAACATCCGGAATGGTATCGAATGTCCGTCCCGAAAAACTGTCCCGACCAGGATCTCCTCATCAAAGTTGGTTGCCGAATGGACAAACCCTTTAACATGAAACACTGCGGCTACCTTTACGCAATGGGCAAGTCTGTGTGGAAAAAGTGGAAGAAACGATACCACGTACTAGTTCAAGTTTCTCAGTACACGTTCGCGATGTGCTCGTACAAAGAGAGGAGAAGCGAACCCTCAGAGATGATGCAGCTAGATGGTTATACGGTTGACTATATCGAACCTGCCTCTGCTAATCTTATGGTTGGCATGGATCTAGATGACGGAAG attttattttaatgccGTTCGCGAAGGGGACAGCATAGTGTTCGCTACGGACGATGAGAACGAGTGCCAGACCTGGGTGATGGTCATGTACAGGGCGACTGGCCAGTCCCACAAACCCACTCCACCAGTTTCCGCGGACAAAAATTCCACCATCAGTAAGATACAGGGCGACGCCGATCGAGCGAAAAAGCACGGGATGGAAGATTACATTAGCGCGGATCCTTGCAAGTTCGATCACCACGTTCTCTTCAAGTTTTTACAAAACTTGATTCTGGATTATCGCTTGAATGATCCATACTGTTCCCTTGGCTGGTTTTCACCCGGTCAATTATTCGTTCTGGACGAATATTGCGCTAG ATACGGAGTACGAGGCTGTTTTCGACATTTGTGCTACTTGAACGATCTACTGGACAGAATCGATCGCGGACTCATGATCGATCCAACTCTGATTCACTTTAGTTTCGCCTTTTGCGCCAGCCACGTCTACGGCAGCCGCACGGACAGAGTCGGTTCTATCACTCACGAGGAGAAGGAGAAATTTCAAGAGGTGAAAGAAAGGCTCAGGCAAATCCTCGAAGAACAAATTACTAATTTTAG ATACAGTTTCCCTTTCGGTCGGCCGGAGGGTGCATTGAAAGCTACTCTGTCTCTTTTGGAACGAGTAATGATGAAGGATGGCGTCAGTTCCGTACCTCCCGAGGAAGTGAAGGCTCTGATCAAGAGTTGCCTCGAGAAAGCTGCTCTTGTTAATTATACGAAACTTTCTGCCGAAGCTAAGATCGAAGATGACTTCAGCGGTGAGGTTTGTGCCTCGCCTAGCAAGAAGCTCGAGGATCTCATTCATCTGGCCGAAATGTGCGTGGATCTGCTTCAACAAAACGGGGAGCACTATTCGAAG GCGTTCGCCTGGTTTAGCGATCTTATGGTGGAGCACGCCGAGATCTTCTGGTCCTTGTTCGCCGACGACATGGACAAGGTGCTTGCCGAACAACCGCGCGACACATGGGACAGCTTCCCGCTCTTCAAAATCTTGAACGACTACTTGAGGGAAGATG ATAATTTGAAGAATGGAAGGTTTCATCAGCATCTTCGCGATACTTTCTCTCCGATGGTGGTGCGTTACGTGGATTTGATGGAAACCTCAATTGCACAATCGGTTTTAAAAGGTTTCGAGAAGGAACGTTGGGAGATAAAAGGGAATGGATGCGCTACGTCCGGCGAATTGTTCTGGAAACTCGATGCGCTTCAATCTTTCATTCGTGACCTTCATTGGCCGGACCAAGAATTTCGCCAGCATCTAGAACAAAGATTAACGTTGATGGCATGCGACATGATCGAAACTTGCATGCAACGAACAGATGCCGCGTTTCAACAGTGGTTGAAGAAAGgtgtaacttttatttcgacTGATTACATCATACCATCGGAAATGTGCGCGATGGTGAACGTTATTCTCGATGCAAAAAACCAAAGCTTCGAATTGTGCACCATCGATGGTGTGGACGTG CACCAATATCATGGCAATATCGACGATTTGATAGAAAAAATGTTGGCCTCCATGACCCAAGGAATGATCAACAAGCTGGTCACGGTTCTAGAGACTACCTTATCCAAACTATCTCGTTACGACGAGGGATCTTTCATAGGTTCCATTCTCAGTTTAACG AAGGTATCGGGAAGCGGAAAAGAAATGGGACAGGCCTATGTGAGTTTTACGAGAAACTGTATGGACCAAATTCGTGGAAAAGTCTTGGACGAATTATGGATTTTAACGTTCTTCGAG CAATGGTATACGGCGCAAATTCAAATGCTGTGCACATGGCTTTCGGAAAGACTCGATCACAGCCTACATCTCTATCAGTGTACCTGTTTGGCCCACATCGTAAAAAAGATTTACTCGGACTTCGAACTGCAAGGTGTTATAGAAGAGAAACTCAACTCGACAACATATCAGACTATATTTAAGAGGATGCAAACGGAAGAAGCGACTTGTGCCTTAACGAGCGTTCAGAACGAAGA AGGTCTTTCGGAGAACGGTAACGACGACGAGGTAGAACGACCAAAGCCAAAAGTAACGGTCGTCGAAACGGTCAACAGCGAAGACGCGAATCTAATCAGCAACGTTACTTCGAACGTTGTTGAAAAAGTTGGAAGCATGTTTGGCAAGGGCATTGGTGGACTTTCGACGAAGTTTGGCGGACCTAGCTGGTTTTGA